A region of Moorena producens PAL-8-15-08-1 DNA encodes the following proteins:
- a CDS encoding glycosyltransferase, which yields MDTIGLAITVLSLGIWIGLLGFRGQFWRADQRLVIEKFPTRSLGQGESLPKVCAVIPARNEAELLPTTLRSLLAQDYAGCLTVIVVDDQSTDQTATIAQALAQESNQSSERFQLEVLSGQELPPGWTGKLWALEQGIRHGQQQTPAPDYFLFTDADIDHDPANLRQLVTKAEMEHLDLVSLMVLLRCQDFWERLLIPAFVFFFQKLYPFAWVNNPTKSTAAAAGGCILISHQALNRIGGIEVVRQALIDDCALAQAVKSSNTTSFAPLAPQRAIPRWGEQNSQSPFRCAPPRASKSPLGRTAKLGDLGGFSKTNQQSPGFGGIWLGLSQSTRSLRPYPSLASIWNMIARTAFTQLEYSPWLLVGTVMGMILIYLVPPIGLIVSVLTGHWLNAIASLVTWLLMALAYLPTLRLYQCSPLLGFCLPGIGLLYTLMTIDSAWRHWQGRGGGWKGRVYSIEG from the coding sequence ATGGATACAATCGGATTAGCAATCACTGTTCTATCCTTAGGGATTTGGATCGGATTACTAGGATTTCGCGGTCAGTTTTGGCGAGCAGACCAACGGCTGGTTATAGAGAAATTCCCTACCAGGTCTCTAGGTCAAGGGGAATCCTTACCGAAAGTTTGTGCTGTAATTCCAGCTCGTAATGAAGCTGAGTTGCTCCCCACGACATTGCGATCGCTTTTGGCTCAAGACTATGCTGGCTGCTTGACGGTGATTGTAGTGGATGACCAAAGCACTGATCAAACTGCCACCATTGCTCAAGCCCTTGCCCAGGAAAGCAACCAATCCTCCGAACGATTCCAACTAGAAGTATTATCTGGTCAAGAGTTACCCCCTGGCTGGACTGGTAAACTCTGGGCCTTAGAACAAGGGATTCGTCATGGGCAGCAGCAAACCCCTGCTCCAGATTATTTTTTATTTACCGATGCTGATATTGACCATGATCCAGCCAATCTCCGTCAACTGGTTACCAAAGCGGAGATGGAACACTTGGATCTAGTTTCCCTAATGGTGTTGCTCAGATGCCAAGACTTTTGGGAACGACTACTTATTCCTGCTTTTGTCTTCTTCTTTCAAAAACTGTATCCCTTTGCTTGGGTCAATAACCCCACAAAATCCACTGCCGCTGCGGCTGGAGGATGTATTTTAATTAGCCATCAAGCCTTAAACCGGATCGGTGGGATTGAGGTAGTGCGTCAAGCATTAATCGATGATTGCGCCCTCGCTCAAGCGGTTAAATCTAGTAATACAACAAGTTTCGCCCCCCTAGCCCCCCAGCGAGCAATCCCTCGCTGGGGGGAACAAAACTCTCAAAGTCCCTTCCGGTGCGCGCCTCCTAGGGCGAGTAAATCGCCCTTGGGTCGCACCGCAAAGTTGGGGGATTTAGGGGGCTTTAGCAAAACCAATCAGCAAAGCCCTGGCTTTGGTGGGATTTGGTTAGGGCTAAGTCAATCAACCCGCAGCTTACGACCATATCCTTCTTTAGCCAGTATCTGGAATATGATTGCTCGCACCGCCTTTACCCAACTAGAGTATTCCCCATGGCTATTAGTAGGTACGGTGATGGGAATGATCTTAATTTATCTAGTACCTCCGATTGGTTTGATCGTTAGTGTTTTGACTGGACATTGGCTGAATGCGATCGCATCTCTGGTGACATGGTTACTGATGGCTTTAGCTTACTTACCCACACTGCGTCTCTATCAATGTTCTCCTCTGCTGGGATTTTGCTTACCTGGGATCGGGTTGCTGTATACGCTAATGACCATCGATTCAGCATGGCGACATTGGCAAGGAAGGGGTGGTGGTTGGAAAGGAAGGGTTTATTCTATTGAGGGTTGA